The following DNA comes from Ornithinimicrobium avium.
CCGTACGGGCAGGAGATCACCCAGGCCGGGCGTCCGGTGCGCGCCTGGGAGCAGGTGACCCGTGACGCGGACCTGGAGCGGCGCCGGGCGCAGGTCGACGCGTTCAACGCCGCGCACCAGCACACCAAGCGGGGTCTGGCGATCACCCCGGTCAAGTTCGGGATCTCCTTCAACTTCACCGCCTTCAACCAGGCCGGGGCGCTCGTGCACGTCTACAAGGACGGCTCGGTCCTGGTCAACCACGGCGGCACCGAGATGGGCCAGGGCCTGCACACCAAGATGCTGCAGGTGGCCGCCACCACCCTCGGTCTCCCGCTGGAACGGGTGCGCCTCGCGCCGACCCGCACCGACAAGGTCCCCAACACCTCCGCGACCGCCGCGTCCTCCGGGGCCGACCTCAACGGGGGAGCGGTCAAGGACGCCTGCGAGCAGATCATGGGCCGGCTGGCCGCGGTGGACGCCGGCCGGGGCCTGCCGTGGGAGGAGCTGGTGCGCACGGCCTACCTGGAGCGGGTCCAGCTGTTCGCCGCCGGCTACTACCGCACCGAGGGGCTGAGCTGGGACGCGGCGACGTTCCGGGGCAACCCGTTCAAGTACTTCGCGCACGGCGTCGCCGCCGCCGAGGTCGAGGTCGACGGCTTCACCGGCGCCTACCGCACCCTGCGCGTGGACATCGTCCACGACGTCGGCGACAGCCTGTCCCCGCTGGTCGACCTCGGGCAGATCGAGGGCGGCTTCGTCCAGGGAGCCGGCTGGCTGACGCTGGAGGACCTGCGCTGGGACACCGGCCAGGGCGAGCACCGCGGTCGGCTGGCCACCCAGTCGGCCAGCACCTACAAGCTGCCGAGCCTGTCGGAGATGCCGGAGGTCTTCAACGTCGCGCTGCTCGAGCACGCCCACGAGGAGGGCGCGGTCTACGGCTCCAAGGCCGTCGGGGAGCCGCCGCTGATGCTCGCCTTCTCGGTGCGCGAGGCGCTGCGCCAGGCGTGCGCCGCGTTCGGGCCGGTCGGCACCAGCGTCGACCTGGCCAGCCCGGCCACGCCGGAGGCGGTGTTCTGGGCGCTGCACGAGGCGCGCTCCGGCCACCAGACCGGGGGTGCCGGACCGGCGACCCTTCGCGAGCCGGCCACGAGCACCGCCCGGGAGGCCTGAGCCGTGCGCTGGCCGCGTGCCGTCGAGCTGCTCCGCGACCGCGGGGAGCCGGGAGTCCTGGTCACCCTCACCCGCGTGCGCGGGCACGCACCCCGGGAGGCCGGCGCCAAGATGGTCGTCGGGCGGACGCAGTCCTGGGGGACGGTCGGGGGCGGCAACCTCGAGGCCGTCGCGGTGGAGCGCGCCCGGGAGATGCTCGCCACCGGTGCCGCGGTGCCCGAGGAGCTCACCTCGGCCCTGTCGGACCGGGCGCCCGCCCGGCACGGTATGCAGTGCTGCGGCGGCGAGGTCACCCTCCTGCTCGAGCCGCTGCCGGTGGTCCCGGTCGTCGCGGTCTTCGGGGTGGGCCACGTCGGCCAGGAGGTGGCGCGGGTCCTGGCCCGGCACGACCTCGACCTGCACCTGGTCGACACGCGTCCGCAGCAGCTGTCCGCCGGGTTCCTGGACCGGCTGGAGGACGGCCCGGCGCGGGTCTTCGCCCACCCGGTGCCGGTGCTGCCCGAGCTGGTGGTCGGCGAGCTCCCGCGCGGCGCCCACCTTCTGGTCATGACGCACGACCACGCCGAGGACGCCGCGATCGTCGACGCCGCGCTGCGCGCCGACGGCCCGGCCTGGATCGGGCTCATCGGCTCCTCCGCCAAGTGGGTGCGCCTGCGCCGCCGGCTGCTCGAGGCCGGCGGGCTCACCGATGCCGACCTGGACCGGGTGACCACCCCCGTCGGGCTCCCGGCGCTGCGCGGCAAGGACCCCGCCACCGTCGCGGTCAGCATCGCCGCCGACCTGCTGGTGCGCCTCGAGGCGCGCACCCGGGCCGGGACGCGGCGGTGACGCTCTTCCGCGGCACGGTCCTCGACACGCCCGAGGACCCCTTCGCCGGAGGCGCCCTGCGCGCCGAGGAGGACGCCGGCCTCGTCGAGCGGGACGGCACGATCGTGGCGCGCGGGCCCTACGAACGGGTGCGGACGGCATACCCGGACGACGACGTCGTCGACCTGCGCGGGGGGCTGGTGCTGCCCGGGCTGGTCGACACCCACGTCCACTTCCCGCAGGTGCGGGTCATCGGGGCCCTCGGGATGCCGCTGCTGGAGTGGCTGGAGAGCTGCGCGCTGCCCGAGGAGGCCCGCCTGGCCGACGTCGCCTACGCCCGCGCCGTGGCCCGCGACCTGGTCCGTGGCCTGGTCCGGGCCGGCACGACCACCGCCCTCGTCTTCGGCTCGCACTTCGCCGGCGCCGTCGACGCGCTCTTCGCCGAGGCAGACCGGGTGGGACTGCGGGTCACCAGCGGGCTGGTCGTCAGCGACCGGGGCCTGCGGGAGGACCTGCACACCACGCCGGAGCGCGCCCACGAGGAGGGCCTGGCGCTCGCGGGACGCTGGCACGGCGTCCGCCGCAACCGGTATGCCGTCACCCCCCGCTTCTCCCTCTCCTGCACCGACGAGCTGCTCGCCTCGTGCGCGGCGCTGAAGCAGGAGGTGCCCGAGACCTGGTTCACCTCGCACCTCAACGAGAACGTCGTCGAGATCGACACCGTGCGCACCCTCTTCGACGACGCCGAGCACTACCTGCACACCTACGCCCAGCACGGGCTGGTCGGTCGACGCAGCGTGCTGGCGCACAACGTGCACGCCACGCACGACGAGCTGGTCGAGCTCGCGGCGGCCGGCGCGAGCGTCGCGCACTGCCCGACGAGCAACTCGGCGCTCGGCAGCGGCCTGTTCCCCCTGCGGCAGCACCTCGAGCACGGCGTGCGCGTGGCGCTCGGCTCCGACGTGGGCGCGGGGACGGGGTTCTCCCTGCTCAAGGAGGGGCTGCAGGCCTACTTCATGCAGCAGCTCCTGGGGGAGCGAGGCGAGCCGCTGGCCGCGCCGCACCTGCTCCACCTGACCACGACGGCGGGGGCGCACGCCCTCGGTCTGGGTGACACGGTCGGGCAGCTGTCGGTGGGGCACGAGCTCGACCTGGTGTGGCTGCGCCCGGAGCCCGGCTCCACCCTCGACGTCGTGCTCACGCACGCGACGTCCGCCGAGGACGCGCTGGGCAGGGCCTTCGCGCTGGGCACCTCCTCCGACGTGGCCGGGACGTGGGTGGCGGGCCGGCGGGTCGTCCCGAGCGCGCTCTGAGGGCGGCTCGTCAGGCGGGGACGAGACCGACCCAGAAGCCGACCGCGACGAGGAGCAGGAGGGCGGCCACCACGGTCAGCACGGTGCTCAGCCGACGCAGCGGCAGCAGCGCCACGAGGGCGACCCCGGCGCTGACGAGGGCCATCTCCCGCGTGGACGACATCCGCACAGCGCCCGCCGAGTCGCCCGGGTCGAAGCCACGGACGGTGGCGAGGACGACGAGGAGCAGGGCGAGACCGGCCACGCCGGCGGACCACAGCTTCATCGGCCCATGATCGCGCACCGGCCTACGGCAGGCCGGCGAGGTAGTCCTCGACGAGTCGCCGCAGGGCCTCCTGCCCCTCGGCGCTGGGGCGGAAGGTCTCCGGGGGCCAGGCGTGGTGCTGGCCGATCCCCAGCCCCAGGATCCAGGGGTCGTCGCTGCCGACTCCGTGCCCGGTGAACGCCTCCGTGGGGTCGACGAAGTGGACGCCCTCCTCCTCGGCGACCTGGGCCATGAGGGCGTTGAGCTCGATGCCCATCTCGTTGAGGAAGGCCACGTCCCTGGCCTCGATCAACCCGACGTAACCAGGGTCCAGCAGCTGCGGGTAGCCCATGTGGACGATGTGCGCGCCGTCGCCGGAGCGGCGCCGCAGCTCGCGGTACATCTCCCGCAGGTCGGCCTCGAGCCGGTCGAGACGGACCTGCACGCGCGTCCTGCCCCCGGGGTCGTCCGGGTCGACGGCCGAGTAGTAGTCGGAGCAGTAGACCAGCGCGCTCTGCGGCAGCCAGCCGCCGCTCTGGGAGCGGTTGAGGCTGTTGGTCGCCATGGCCGCGAGGCAGTCGGTCAGGATCGGTGCGAACCCGACGTCGTTGCCGCCCATCGAGACGAAGATCATCGTGGTGTCGGGAGTGATGCTGTCCGCCTGCGGGCCCTCGCCTGGGTTGCCGCCGTTGGGGTCGGTCACCTCGTC
Coding sequences within:
- the xdhC gene encoding xanthine dehydrogenase accessory protein XdhC translates to MRWPRAVELLRDRGEPGVLVTLTRVRGHAPREAGAKMVVGRTQSWGTVGGGNLEAVAVERAREMLATGAAVPEELTSALSDRAPARHGMQCCGGEVTLLLEPLPVVPVVAVFGVGHVGQEVARVLARHDLDLHLVDTRPQQLSAGFLDRLEDGPARVFAHPVPVLPELVVGELPRGAHLLVMTHDHAEDAAIVDAALRADGPAWIGLIGSSAKWVRLRRRLLEAGGLTDADLDRVTTPVGLPALRGKDPATVAVSIAADLLVRLEARTRAGTRR
- the guaD gene encoding guanine deaminase; the protein is MTLFRGTVLDTPEDPFAGGALRAEEDAGLVERDGTIVARGPYERVRTAYPDDDVVDLRGGLVLPGLVDTHVHFPQVRVIGALGMPLLEWLESCALPEEARLADVAYARAVARDLVRGLVRAGTTTALVFGSHFAGAVDALFAEADRVGLRVTSGLVVSDRGLREDLHTTPERAHEEGLALAGRWHGVRRNRYAVTPRFSLSCTDELLASCAALKQEVPETWFTSHLNENVVEIDTVRTLFDDAEHYLHTYAQHGLVGRRSVLAHNVHATHDELVELAAAGASVAHCPTSNSALGSGLFPLRQHLEHGVRVALGSDVGAGTGFSLLKEGLQAYFMQQLLGERGEPLAAPHLLHLTTTAGAHALGLGDTVGQLSVGHELDLVWLRPEPGSTLDVVLTHATSAEDALGRAFALGTSSDVAGTWVAGRRVVPSAL
- a CDS encoding SGNH/GDSL hydrolase family protein translates to MSEQGGRRRAWRLVDRGAASLEQVGVTVVAVLVALGLLVSAHLTFAPDVTSAFCRAVDAVARVGLACQDAAAAPSGEVEAPYEDREWSYTGITSGPMVFIGDSYGSGEGAGDYSPGTDNDPNWWDRLWGDDSDPNTCHRSANAWGVAVGEEHWGSGNYSFQACSGATTDEVTDPNGGNPGEGPQADSITPDTTMIFVSMGGNDVGFAPILTDCLAAMATNSLNRSQSGGWLPQSALVYCSDYYSAVDPDDPGGRTRVQVRLDRLEADLREMYRELRRRSGDGAHIVHMGYPQLLDPGYVGLIEARDVAFLNEMGIELNALMAQVAEEEGVHFVDPTEAFTGHGVGSDDPWILGLGIGQHHAWPPETFRPSAEGQEALRRLVEDYLAGLP